A stretch of Pseudomonas sp. LS.1a DNA encodes these proteins:
- a CDS encoding aspartyl/asparaginyl beta-hydroxylase domain-containing protein yields MTFSFAAKAGVLLVFFGSVLFVHLRGKARLPVLRQFVNHSALFAPYNSLMYLFSGVPSKPYLDRQRFPELDVLKDNWQEIREEAMRLFDEGYIRAAEKDNDAGFGSFFKKGWKRFYLKWYDKPLPSAETLCPRTVELVSSIPNVKGAMFALLPGGSHLNPHRDPFAGSLRYHLGLSTPNSDACRIYVDGEEYAWRDGEDVMFDETYVHWVKNETDVTRVILFCDIERPLSSPLMTRINRQVSAFLGRATAPQNTDDERVGGINQAYAWSKRFSNRISGQVKQFKRANPKAYRVLRPVLAAVVAYLLYRWLF; encoded by the coding sequence ATGACCTTTTCCTTTGCAGCCAAGGCGGGTGTCTTGCTGGTGTTTTTCGGCAGCGTGCTGTTCGTGCACCTGCGCGGCAAGGCTCGCCTGCCGGTGTTGCGCCAGTTCGTCAACCATTCGGCGCTGTTCGCCCCTTATAACAGCCTGATGTACCTGTTCTCCGGCGTACCGTCCAAGCCCTACCTGGACCGCCAGCGCTTCCCCGAGCTGGACGTGCTTAAGGACAACTGGCAGGAAATCCGCGAAGAGGCCATGCGCCTGTTCGACGAGGGCTACATCCGCGCCGCCGAGAAGGATAACGACGCCGGCTTTGGTTCGTTCTTCAAGAAAGGCTGGAAGCGCTTTTACCTGAAGTGGTACGACAAGCCGTTGCCGTCGGCCGAAACCCTGTGCCCGCGCACCGTCGAGCTGGTCAGCAGCATCCCCAACGTCAAGGGTGCGATGTTCGCCCTGCTGCCCGGCGGCAGCCACCTGAACCCGCACCGCGACCCGTTCGCCGGTTCCCTGCGCTACCACCTTGGCCTGTCCACCCCCAACTCCGATGCTTGCCGCATCTACGTCGATGGCGAGGAATATGCCTGGCGTGATGGCGAGGATGTGATGTTCGACGAAACCTACGTGCACTGGGTCAAGAACGAGACCGACGTCACCCGGGTGATCCTGTTCTGCGACATCGAACGCCCGCTGAGCAGCCCGCTGATGACCCGCATCAACCGCCAGGTCAGCGCCTTCCTCGGCCGTGCTACTGCGCCGCAGAACACCGATGACGAGCGTGTGGGCGGGATCAACCAGGCGTATGCCTGGAGCAAGCGCTTCAGCAACCGGATCAGTGGCCAGGTGAAGCAGTTCAAGCGCGCCAACCCCAAGGCCTACCGCGTACTGCGGCCGGTGCTGGCGGCGGTGGTGGCGTATCTGCTGTATCGCTGGTTGTTCTGA
- the cysK gene encoding cysteine synthase A, with amino-acid sequence MSRIFADNAHSIGNTPLVQINRIAPRGVTILAKIEGRNPGYSVKCRIGANMVWDAESSGKLKPGMTIVEPTSGNTGIGLAFVAAARGYKLMLTMPASMSLERRKVLKALGAELVLTDPAKGMKGAIEKANEIVASEPAQYFLPGQFENPANPAIHEKTTGPEIWNDTDGAVDVLVAGVGTGGTITGVSRYIKHTQGKAILSVAVEPAASPLISQTLAGEELKPSPHKIQGIGAGFVPKNLDLSIVDQVETVTDEESKAMAIRLMQEEGILCGISCGAAMAAAVRLAEKPEMQGKTIVVILPDSGERYLSSMLFSDMFSEQENQQ; translated from the coding sequence ATGAGCCGTATCTTTGCAGACAACGCCCACTCCATCGGTAACACGCCGCTGGTGCAGATCAACCGCATTGCCCCGCGCGGCGTGACCATCCTGGCCAAGATCGAAGGGCGTAACCCGGGTTATTCGGTCAAATGCCGCATCGGCGCGAACATGGTCTGGGACGCCGAAAGCAGCGGCAAGCTCAAGCCGGGCATGACCATCGTCGAGCCGACCTCGGGCAACACCGGCATTGGCCTGGCTTTCGTTGCCGCTGCCCGTGGCTACAAACTGATGCTGACCATGCCCGCCTCGATGAGCCTGGAGCGCCGCAAGGTGCTGAAGGCGCTGGGCGCTGAACTGGTATTGACCGATCCGGCCAAAGGCATGAAGGGCGCCATCGAGAAGGCCAATGAAATCGTCGCCTCCGAGCCGGCCCAGTACTTCCTGCCGGGCCAGTTCGAAAACCCGGCCAACCCGGCGATCCACGAGAAAACCACCGGCCCGGAAATCTGGAACGACACCGATGGCGCGGTCGACGTGCTGGTGGCGGGCGTCGGTACCGGCGGCACCATCACCGGTGTGTCGCGCTACATCAAGCATACGCAGGGCAAGGCGATCCTGTCGGTGGCAGTGGAGCCAGCGGCATCGCCGCTGATCAGCCAGACCCTGGCCGGCGAAGAACTCAAGCCGAGCCCGCACAAGATCCAGGGCATCGGCGCCGGCTTCGTGCCGAAGAACCTCGACCTGTCGATTGTCGACCAGGTGGAGACGGTCACCGATGAAGAGTCCAAGGCCATGGCCATCCGCCTGATGCAGGAGGAGGGCATCCTCTGCGGTATTTCCTGTGGTGCGGCGATGGCGGCAGCCGTGCGCCTGGCCGAAAAGCCGGAAATGCAGGGTAAGACCATCGTCGTAATTTTGCCGGACTCCGGCGAGCGCTACCTGTCGAGCATGCTGTTCAGCGACATGTTCAGCGAGCAGGAAAACCAGCAGTAA
- a CDS encoding DUF748 domain-containing protein produces the protein MRARYRWPLIGLASLIVLLVALHLALPYLVRDYLNDKLADMGDYRGQVADVDLAWWRGAYQINGLKIVKTTGKVPVPFLDAPLIDLSVSWHALWHDRAVVAEVVFDRPELNFVDGGNKQNSQTGQGTDWRQQLEKLLPITLNEVRIDKGVLTFRNFNSRPPVNLKATQLDASIRNLTNIRDEKGRRDASFDGTALIVGEAKVESRATFDPFSDFDDFEFRLRATGIELRKLNDFASAYGKFDFNAGHGDVVIEAEATDGRLNGYIKPLLRDVDVFDWQQDVQEKDKGFFRSVWEALVGATETVLKNQPKNQFATRVELSGSVHKQDISAFEAFLQILRNGFIQAFNARYERDAPDSD, from the coding sequence ATGAGAGCCCGTTATCGCTGGCCGTTGATCGGCCTGGCCAGCCTGATCGTGCTGTTGGTGGCGCTGCACCTGGCCCTGCCCTATCTGGTGCGCGACTACCTCAACGACAAACTGGCCGACATGGGCGACTACCGTGGCCAGGTGGCCGATGTGGACCTGGCCTGGTGGCGCGGCGCGTACCAGATCAACGGGCTGAAGATCGTCAAGACCACCGGAAAGGTGCCGGTGCCGTTTCTCGACGCGCCGCTGATCGACCTGTCGGTGAGCTGGCACGCCCTGTGGCACGACCGCGCAGTGGTTGCCGAAGTGGTGTTCGACCGGCCGGAGCTCAACTTCGTCGATGGCGGCAACAAACAGAACTCGCAGACCGGTCAGGGCACCGACTGGCGCCAGCAACTGGAAAAACTGCTGCCGATCACCCTGAACGAGGTTCGCATCGACAAAGGCGTGCTGACGTTCCGCAACTTCAACTCCAGGCCACCGGTCAACCTCAAGGCCACCCAGCTCGATGCCAGTATTCGCAACCTCACCAACATTCGTGACGAAAAGGGCCGACGCGATGCCAGCTTTGATGGCACCGCGCTGATCGTCGGCGAGGCCAAGGTGGAAAGTCGCGCCACTTTCGACCCCTTCAGCGATTTCGACGACTTCGAGTTCCGCCTGCGCGCCACCGGTATCGAGCTGCGCAAGCTCAATGACTTCGCCAGCGCCTACGGCAAGTTCGACTTCAATGCCGGGCACGGCGATGTGGTGATAGAGGCCGAGGCGACCGACGGCCGATTGAATGGGTATATCAAGCCACTGTTGCGGGATGTGGATGTGTTCGACTGGCAGCAGGATGTGCAGGAAAAGGACAAAGGCTTCTTCCGCTCAGTCTGGGAAGCGCTGGTGGGCGCGACCGAGACGGTATTGAAAAACCAGCCAAAGAACCAGTTCGCGACCCGTGTCGAGCTCAGCGGGAGCGTGCACAAGCAGGATATCAGCGCCTTCGAGGCGTTTTTGCAGATACTGCGCAACGGGTTCATTCAGGCGTTCAATGCGCGGTATGAGCGTGACGCGCCGGATTCCGACTAG
- a CDS encoding AAA family ATPase: MKFEGTRDYVATDDLKLAVNAAITLERPLLVKGEPGTGKTMLAEQLAASFGARLITWHIKSTTKAHQGLYEYDAVSRLRDSQLGVDKVHDVRNYLKKGKLWEAFEAEERVILLIDEIDKADIEFPNDLLQELDKMEFYVYEIDETIKARQRPIIIITSNNEKELPDAFLRRCFFHYIAFPDRTTLQQIVDVHYPNISQSLVSEALDVFFDVRKVPGLKKKPSTSELVDWLKLLMADNIGEAVLRERDPTKAIPPLAGALVKNEQDVQLLERLAFMSRRGNR, translated from the coding sequence ATGAAGTTCGAAGGCACCCGCGACTACGTCGCCACAGACGACCTGAAACTGGCGGTAAACGCGGCCATCACCCTCGAACGCCCCTTGCTGGTGAAGGGCGAACCCGGCACCGGCAAGACCATGCTCGCCGAGCAGCTGGCGGCCTCGTTCGGTGCGCGCCTGATCACCTGGCACATCAAGTCCACCACCAAGGCCCACCAGGGCCTCTACGAGTACGACGCGGTCAGCCGCCTGCGTGACTCACAACTGGGCGTGGACAAGGTCCACGACGTGCGCAACTACCTGAAAAAGGGCAAGCTGTGGGAAGCCTTCGAGGCCGAGGAACGGGTCATCCTGCTGATCGACGAAATCGACAAGGCCGACATCGAGTTCCCCAACGACCTGCTGCAAGAGCTCGACAAGATGGAGTTCTACGTCTACGAAATCGACGAGACCATCAAGGCCAGACAGCGCCCGATCATCATCATCACCTCCAACAACGAAAAGGAGCTGCCGGACGCCTTCCTGCGTCGCTGCTTCTTCCACTACATCGCCTTCCCTGACCGCACCACCCTGCAGCAGATCGTCGACGTGCACTACCCGAACATCAGCCAGTCGCTGGTCAGCGAGGCGCTGGACGTATTCTTCGACGTGCGCAAGGTACCGGGCCTGAAGAAAAAGCCCTCCACCTCCGAACTGGTCGACTGGCTCAAGCTGCTGATGGCCGACAACATCGGTGAAGCGGTGCTGCGCGAACGCGACCCGACCAAGGCCATTCCGCCGCTGGCCGGCGCGCTGGTGAAGAACGAGCAGGACGTGCAGCTGCTCGAACGGCTGGCCTTCATGAGCCGGCGCGGCAACCGCTGA
- a CDS encoding vWA domain-containing protein: protein MLLNLFNEMRAAKVPVSVRELLDLHQALQKRVVFADMDEFYYLARAILVKDERHFDKFDRAFAAYFKGLENLDRHIEALIPEDWLRKEFERSLTDEERAQIQSLGGLDKLIEEFKKRLEEQKERHAGGNKWIGTGGTSPFGSGGFNPEGIRVGEAGKRQGKAVKVWDQREYKNLDDQVELGTRNIKLALRRLRKFAREGAAEELDIDGTIDHTARDAGLLNIQMRPERRNTVKLLLLFDIGGSMDAHVKVCEELFSACKTEFKHLEYYYFHNFVYESVWKNNLRRTSERYSTFDLLHKYGDDYKVVFVGDAAMAPYEITQPGGSVEHWNEEAGYVWMQRFMEKFRKIIWINPYPKQAWDYTASTHLVRDLIEDKMYPLTLQGLEEGMRYLSK from the coding sequence ATGCTGCTCAACCTGTTCAATGAAATGCGCGCGGCCAAGGTGCCGGTGTCGGTACGCGAACTGCTCGACCTGCACCAGGCCCTGCAAAAGCGCGTGGTGTTCGCCGACATGGACGAGTTCTACTACCTCGCCCGCGCCATCCTGGTGAAGGACGAGCGCCACTTCGACAAGTTCGACCGGGCCTTCGCCGCCTACTTCAAGGGCCTGGAGAACCTCGACCGGCACATCGAGGCGCTGATCCCCGAAGACTGGCTGCGCAAGGAATTCGAGCGTTCGCTGACCGACGAGGAGCGCGCGCAGATCCAGTCGCTGGGCGGCCTGGACAAGCTGATCGAGGAGTTCAAGAAGCGCCTCGAAGAGCAGAAGGAACGTCACGCCGGCGGCAACAAGTGGATCGGCACCGGCGGCACCAGCCCGTTCGGCTCGGGCGGTTTCAACCCCGAGGGCATCCGCGTGGGCGAGGCCGGCAAGCGCCAGGGCAAGGCGGTGAAAGTGTGGGACCAGCGCGAATACAAGAACCTGGACGACCAGGTGGAGCTGGGCACGCGCAACATCAAGCTGGCGTTGCGCCGGCTGCGCAAGTTCGCCCGTGAAGGCGCTGCCGAAGAGCTGGACATCGACGGCACCATCGACCACACCGCACGGGATGCCGGGCTGCTGAACATCCAGATGCGCCCCGAGCGGCGCAACACGGTGAAGCTGCTGTTGCTGTTCGACATCGGTGGCTCGATGGACGCCCACGTCAAGGTCTGCGAAGAGCTATTCTCGGCGTGCAAGACCGAGTTCAAGCACCTGGAGTACTACTACTTCCACAACTTCGTGTACGAGTCGGTGTGGAAGAACAACCTGCGCCGCACCTCGGAGCGCTATTCCACCTTCGACCTGCTGCACAAGTACGGTGATGACTACAAGGTTGTGTTCGTCGGCGACGCGGCCATGGCGCCCTACGAGATTACCCAGCCGGGTGGCAGCGTGGAGCACTGGAACGAAGAAGCCGGGTATGTGTGGATGCAGCGTTTCATGGAGAAGTTCAGGAAGATCATCTGGATCAACCCGTATCCCAAGCAGGCCTGGGACTACACCGCATCGACCCATCTGGTGCGGGACTTGATCGAGGACAAGATGTACCCGCTGACCCTGCAGGGGTTGGAGGAAGGGATGCGTTACCTGTCCAAGTGA
- a CDS encoding biotin-dependent carboxyltransferase family protein — translation MKQLKIEASTPLCQLQDAGRFGVRHLGVTQGGALDWVAMHWANWLLGNPLAAPVVEVALGGFCVVAEQDCVLALAGADLDARVDDQPLAPWRSFALAKGQRLSLKQPKQGVRAYLAAPGGFLGEDVLGSCATVVREELGGIDGHGSALGKGQALAFSGTSATLREVPEALRPQYAQKPVLDLVMGAQIGDFSGTSLFEAFNREWTLDSRADRMGIRLLGPQLVYQGAPMISEGIPLGAVQVPPDGQPIVLLNDRQTIGGYPRLGALTPLALAQLAQCMPGAVVRFRAVVQDEAWREQQVYLDRWR, via the coding sequence ATGAAGCAGTTGAAGATCGAGGCCAGTACGCCGCTGTGCCAGTTGCAGGATGCCGGGCGTTTTGGCGTACGCCACCTGGGCGTGACCCAGGGCGGGGCGCTGGACTGGGTGGCGATGCACTGGGCCAACTGGCTGCTGGGCAACCCGTTGGCGGCACCGGTGGTGGAGGTGGCGCTGGGCGGTTTCTGTGTGGTCGCTGAACAGGATTGTGTGCTGGCCCTGGCCGGTGCCGACCTGGATGCGCGGGTCGATGACCAGCCGCTGGCGCCCTGGCGCAGCTTTGCCTTGGCCAAGGGGCAGCGGTTGAGCCTGAAACAGCCGAAGCAGGGCGTGCGGGCGTATCTGGCAGCACCTGGCGGTTTTCTGGGCGAGGATGTGCTGGGCAGTTGTGCCACGGTCGTGCGCGAAGAACTGGGCGGTATCGATGGCCACGGCTCTGCGCTCGGCAAAGGCCAGGCGCTGGCATTTTCAGGCACGTCGGCGACCCTGCGTGAGGTACCGGAAGCGCTGCGGCCACAGTACGCACAAAAGCCTGTGCTTGACCTGGTGATGGGCGCACAGATCGGTGACTTCAGCGGTACCAGCCTGTTCGAGGCGTTCAACCGTGAGTGGACGCTGGACAGTCGGGCCGACCGCATGGGCATCCGCCTGCTGGGGCCGCAGCTGGTCTACCAGGGTGCGCCGATGATTTCCGAGGGGATTCCGCTGGGGGCGGTGCAGGTGCCGCCGGATGGGCAGCCGATCGTGTTGCTCAATGACCGGCAGACCATTGGCGGCTATCCGCGGCTGGGGGCGTTGACGCCGTTGGCGCTGGCGCAACTGGCGCAGTGCATGCCGGGGGCTGTGGTGCGGTTCAGGGCGGTGGTGCAGGACGAGGCCTGGCGGGAGCAGCAGGTATACCTGGACCGTTGGCGTTAA
- the pxpB gene encoding 5-oxoprolinase subunit PxpB produces the protein MKPRIEVVAIDSLMVRLFDGIDEGNMPWMLAASQRLHAAFGEHLLDLVPSYTTLMVQFDLPPGEARALIIRALEGLQPDTGSAGRRHEIPVWYDASVGPELPVLAARSGLSEAEVVRLHSQREYPVFALGFAPGFGFMGLVDERLASPRLSTPRKRVAAGSVGIAERQTAAYPAVSPGGWNLIGRTPVRLFDREREGYSLLQPGDRVRFVPVSRSEFLALGGDVEAQA, from the coding sequence ATGAAACCGCGCATTGAAGTCGTGGCCATCGACAGCCTGATGGTGCGCCTGTTCGATGGTATCGACGAGGGCAACATGCCGTGGATGCTCGCCGCCAGCCAGCGCTTGCACGCGGCGTTCGGCGAGCACTTGCTGGACCTGGTGCCGTCCTACACCACGCTGATGGTGCAGTTCGACCTGCCACCGGGTGAGGCGAGGGCGCTGATCATCCGTGCGCTGGAAGGCTTGCAGCCCGACACGGGCAGCGCTGGCCGCCGCCATGAGATCCCGGTGTGGTACGACGCCAGTGTCGGCCCGGAACTGCCGGTGTTGGCGGCCCGTAGTGGCTTGAGTGAAGCAGAGGTGGTCCGCTTGCACAGCCAGCGTGAGTACCCGGTGTTCGCCCTGGGTTTCGCCCCCGGTTTCGGCTTCATGGGCCTGGTGGACGAACGACTGGCCAGCCCGCGCCTGAGCACCCCGCGCAAGCGCGTGGCGGCCGGCAGCGTCGGCATTGCCGAGCGCCAGACGGCAGCCTATCCGGCGGTATCGCCGGGGGGCTGGAACCTGATCGGGCGTACCCCGGTGCGCCTGTTCGACCGTGAACGCGAGGGCTACAGCCTGCTGCAACCCGGTGACCGGGTGCGCTTCGTGCCGGTTTCGCGCAGCGAGTTCCTGGCGTTGGGCGGTGATGTGGAGGCACAAGCATGA
- a CDS encoding 5-oxoprolinase subunit PxpA, protein MNNDNGGRAVERLLLNCDMGESFGSWRMGLDAEVMPYIDCANIACGYHAGDPGIMRRTVALALEHGVTIGAHPAYPDLVGFGRRSMACSPEEIRDLLHYQIGALEGICKVLGGRVAYVKPHGALYNDMMADPLKLRTVLEAVAAYGGDLPLMLMATADNCAAQALGDEIGVPLWFEAFADRAYTASGHLVSRRLPGAVHHDPALVVEQAVRLARGDTLVADDGSALRLVASTLCVHGDNDSSVAAVRQIRQALDALESR, encoded by the coding sequence ATGAACAACGACAACGGAGGCCGTGCGGTGGAACGCCTGCTACTCAATTGCGACATGGGCGAGAGTTTCGGCAGCTGGCGCATGGGCCTGGATGCCGAAGTCATGCCCTACATCGATTGCGCCAACATCGCCTGCGGCTACCACGCCGGCGACCCCGGCATCATGCGCCGCACCGTGGCGCTGGCGCTGGAGCACGGGGTGACCATCGGCGCGCACCCGGCCTACCCGGACCTGGTCGGCTTCGGCCGCCGTTCCATGGCCTGCAGCCCGGAGGAAATCCGCGACCTGCTGCACTACCAGATCGGTGCGCTGGAGGGTATCTGCAAAGTGCTGGGCGGCCGCGTGGCCTATGTGAAACCCCATGGTGCGCTGTACAACGACATGATGGCCGACCCGCTCAAGCTGCGTACCGTACTGGAAGCTGTGGCGGCCTACGGCGGCGACCTGCCGCTGATGCTGATGGCCACTGCCGACAACTGCGCCGCCCAGGCCCTGGGTGATGAAATTGGCGTGCCGCTGTGGTTCGAAGCATTCGCCGACCGCGCCTACACCGCCAGCGGTCATCTGGTGTCGCGGCGTCTGCCGGGCGCGGTTCACCACGATCCGGCACTGGTGGTGGAGCAGGCCGTGCGCCTGGCCCGTGGCGATACGCTGGTGGCGGATGATGGCAGTGCCTTGAGGCTTGTGGCCAGCACGCTGTGCGTGCACGGCGACAACGACAGTTCGGTGGCGGCAGTGCGGCAGATTCGCCAGGCCCTCGATGCCCTGGAGTCGCGATGA
- a CDS encoding MFS transporter: MNPTGVQQQVSSPSSSGPFAWYRDIDSQQRRTFWSCKIGYGLDGMDTQMLSFVIPTLIMLWGITTTEAGLIHTSTLIASAVGGWVAGILSDRIGRVRTLQLTVLWFAFFTFLCGFAQNYEQLLIARTLMGFGFGGEWTAGAVLIGEVIRAQDRGKAVGMVQSGWALGWGLTAILYALLFSWLPAEQAWRALFLLGLVPAIFVIFVRRLVKDPEVYREAKAVENAEAPAQFYEIFAPGMLWTTVRASLLTTGALGGYYAITSWLPTFLKNERGLSVLGTGGYLAMVIVGSYVGYVVSAYLSDLLGRKKNFILFAVGSFVIVLLYTQMQVSDGVMLWLGFPLGFFASGIFSGMGAFLTELFPTRIRGSGQGFCYNIGKVIAALFPLLIGVLGQKVPLGLGIGVFSAVSYGVVIVAALSLPETRGKQLQAR; this comes from the coding sequence ATGAACCCTACCGGCGTGCAGCAGCAGGTCAGTTCCCCCTCTTCGTCCGGGCCTTTCGCCTGGTACCGCGACATCGACTCACAGCAACGCCGGACATTCTGGAGCTGCAAGATCGGCTATGGCCTGGACGGCATGGACACGCAGATGCTCAGTTTCGTCATCCCCACGCTGATCATGCTGTGGGGCATCACCACCACCGAAGCCGGGCTGATCCATACCAGCACGTTGATCGCCTCGGCCGTGGGTGGCTGGGTGGCCGGCATACTCTCCGACCGTATTGGCCGCGTACGCACCCTGCAACTGACGGTGCTGTGGTTTGCCTTCTTCACCTTCCTCTGCGGCTTCGCCCAGAACTACGAACAGCTGCTGATTGCCCGTACCCTGATGGGCTTTGGCTTTGGCGGTGAGTGGACCGCCGGCGCGGTGCTGATCGGCGAGGTGATCCGCGCCCAGGACCGTGGCAAGGCGGTGGGCATGGTGCAGTCCGGCTGGGCCCTTGGCTGGGGCCTCACCGCCATCCTCTACGCGCTGCTGTTCTCCTGGCTGCCGGCAGAGCAGGCCTGGCGCGCGCTGTTCCTGCTGGGCCTGGTACCGGCGATCTTCGTGATCTTCGTCCGCCGCCTGGTCAAGGACCCCGAGGTATACCGCGAGGCCAAGGCGGTGGAAAACGCCGAGGCGCCTGCGCAGTTCTATGAAATCTTTGCCCCAGGCATGCTCTGGACCACCGTGCGTGCGTCCCTGCTGACCACTGGCGCACTGGGCGGCTACTACGCCATTACTTCGTGGCTGCCGACCTTCCTCAAGAACGAGCGCGGCCTGAGCGTGCTGGGTACCGGTGGCTACCTGGCCATGGTGATCGTCGGCTCCTACGTCGGCTATGTGGTCAGTGCGTACCTGTCCGACCTGCTGGGGCGCAAGAAGAACTTCATCCTGTTCGCCGTGGGCTCGTTCGTCATCGTGCTGCTGTACACGCAAATGCAGGTCAGTGACGGCGTGATGCTGTGGCTGGGCTTCCCGCTGGGCTTCTTCGCCTCGGGCATCTTCAGCGGCATGGGCGCGTTCCTCACCGAACTGTTCCCCACGCGTATCCGCGGTTCGGGGCAGGGCTTCTGCTACAACATCGGCAAGGTCATCGCGGCACTGTTCCCGCTGCTGATCGGCGTGCTCGGCCAGAAGGTACCGCTGGGCCTGGGTATCGGCGTGTTCTCTGCCGTGTCCTATGGGGTGGTGATCGTGGCGGCACTGAGCCTGCCGGAAACCCGCGGCAAACAGCTGCAGGCGCGTTAA
- a CDS encoding LysR family transcriptional regulator, translating to MNLRFLETFVWVARLKSFRLTAEKLFTTQASVSSRIAALEADLGVKLLLRDSRGVSLTPEGGKVLEYAERMLETAKAMKQSLDSDRAKVGRIRIGVMDTVIHTWMSALVAELTERYPQVEIELVADTALNLREQLQKGFLDVILQTDLLREQSIRSLDLARYPMGWVVAAGSHQHRDYASLAELGRERIITFSKNSRPHQEVLSLLQGAGAEAPRLNCVNSVAAITRLLRDGFGIGALPPALVDAELSRGELVLLQGLQPPPSLELVVAWQTGVALVDEVVGVCRQVLEGYARDVGGQRIVLV from the coding sequence ATGAACCTTCGCTTCCTCGAAACCTTCGTCTGGGTCGCCCGGCTCAAGAGCTTCCGCCTGACCGCGGAGAAGCTGTTTACCACCCAGGCCTCGGTGTCCAGCCGCATTGCCGCGCTGGAAGCCGACCTGGGCGTGAAGCTGCTGCTGCGCGACTCACGCGGCGTCAGCCTGACCCCGGAAGGCGGCAAGGTGCTGGAATATGCCGAGCGCATGCTGGAAACCGCCAAGGCCATGAAACAGTCGCTGGACAGCGACCGGGCCAAGGTCGGGCGCATTCGTATCGGGGTGATGGACACGGTGATCCACACCTGGATGAGCGCGCTGGTGGCGGAGCTGACCGAGCGTTACCCGCAGGTGGAGATCGAACTGGTGGCCGACACGGCGCTGAACCTTCGCGAGCAATTGCAGAAGGGCTTTCTCGACGTGATCCTGCAGACCGACCTGCTGCGCGAGCAGTCGATCCGCAGTCTCGACCTGGCGCGCTACCCGATGGGTTGGGTGGTGGCCGCCGGATCGCACCAGCACCGCGACTACGCTTCACTGGCCGAGCTTGGGCGGGAACGCATCATCACCTTCTCGAAGAACTCGCGGCCGCACCAGGAAGTGCTGAGCCTGCTGCAGGGCGCGGGGGCCGAAGCGCCGCGGCTGAACTGCGTGAACTCGGTGGCGGCGATTACCCGGCTGTTGCGCGACGGGTTTGGCATTGGCGCACTACCCCCGGCGCTGGTGGATGCCGAGTTGAGCCGGGGTGAGCTGGTGTTGTTGCAAGGGTTGCAACCGCCGCCAAGCCTGGAGCTGGTGGTGGCCTGGCAGACCGGGGTGGCGTTGGTGGATGAAGTGGTCGGGGTGTGCCGGCAGGTGCTGGAGGGGTATGCGCGGGATGTGGGTGGGCAACGGATTGTGTTGGTCTGA
- a CDS encoding DUF2937 family protein, with protein MFRSYLRLLLFTFGLLAGIQVPGLVKDYSQRVEAHLFESREALDGFRQTAERFFNGDLQALLRHYRTSDDPVFNSDANSIESLMIRNELLENEWQALQGPWVQRTWHVLVQADPQLREETLNGYSYQILLVPEAVGWGLGAGFVLAFVVESLLLGIGWVILGGRRGAVKESWR; from the coding sequence ATGTTCAGAAGTTACCTGCGGTTGCTGCTGTTCACCTTCGGCTTGCTGGCCGGTATCCAGGTCCCGGGGCTGGTCAAGGACTACAGCCAGCGGGTCGAGGCGCACCTGTTCGAGTCGCGCGAGGCGCTCGACGGCTTCCGGCAGACCGCCGAACGCTTCTTCAATGGCGACCTGCAGGCGCTGCTGCGGCATTACCGCACTAGCGACGACCCGGTCTTCAACAGTGATGCCAACAGCATCGAAAGCCTGATGATCCGCAACGAACTGCTGGAAAACGAATGGCAGGCGCTGCAAGGGCCATGGGTGCAGCGTACCTGGCATGTGCTGGTGCAGGCCGACCCGCAGTTGCGCGAAGAAACCCTCAATGGCTACAGCTACCAGATCCTGCTGGTGCCCGAGGCGGTTGGCTGGGGGCTTGGTGCAGGGTTTGTGCTGGCCTTTGTGGTCGAGAGCCTGTTGCTGGGGATTGGCTGGGTGATCCTGGGCGGGCGGCGTGGGGCGGTGAAAGAGAGCTGGCGCTAA